A single genomic interval of Alistipes provencensis harbors:
- a CDS encoding lipocalin family protein yields MKRGLRFCVIAALAFLMAGCGSKDKKEDTTNYDGWMLSRWNGGTELSGKVYLQLNADRTFSLYQSIDVPGYRKLTGTYTIEGGVLSGIYSDDMPWESSYVIEKRTKTELQLRSETDVVSIYTAVEVPAYVKDGVVASGVRSSGAEKPFL; encoded by the coding sequence ATGAAACGGGGACTGAGATTCTGTGTCATTGCGGCGCTGGCTTTCCTGATGGCCGGCTGCGGCAGTAAAGATAAAAAGGAAGATACCACCAATTACGATGGCTGGATGCTCTCGCGCTGGAACGGCGGTACGGAGCTCTCCGGCAAGGTTTACTTGCAGCTCAACGCCGACAGGACCTTCTCGCTTTACCAGAGCATCGACGTGCCCGGATACCGGAAGCTGACGGGCACTTATACCATCGAAGGAGGAGTCCTTTCGGGGATTTATTCCGATGATATGCCGTGGGAAAGCAGCTATGTGATCGAGAAGCGGACGAAGACCGAGCTGCAGTTGCGCTCGGAAACGGATGTCGTTTCAATCTATACCGCCGTTGAGGTCCCCGCCTATGTGAAGGACGGCGTCGTGGCCTCCGGCGTGCGCTCGTCGGGAGCGGAAAAGCCGTTCCTCTGA
- a CDS encoding rod shape-determining protein, which translates to MGIFSLTQELAIDLGTANTLIIYNGKVVVDEPSIVALDVHTGKLVAIGQQARQMHEKTNPNIKTIRPLKDGVIADFNATELMLRGMIKKVKTSGSLFAPSLRMVICIPSGSTNVEIRAVRDSAEHAGGREVYMIYEPMAAALGAGLDVEAPEGNMVIDIGGGTSEIACISLGGIVCSESINTAGDVFTNDIQSYVRQQHNIRIGERTAEAIKCSIGAAVSDLEQEPEDFVVTGPNMLTALPQTVSLSYSEIAYALEKSLTKIDAALMKVLESMPPELYADIVKNGIYLAGGGALIKGLDRRLNEKTGIPFHIAEDPLRAIARGTGIALKNINRFSFLMK; encoded by the coding sequence ATGGGAATTTTTTCACTGACACAGGAGCTGGCCATCGACCTCGGTACGGCCAACACGCTGATAATTTATAACGGCAAGGTCGTCGTGGACGAACCGTCGATCGTCGCGCTGGACGTTCATACGGGTAAACTGGTCGCCATCGGCCAGCAGGCGCGGCAGATGCACGAGAAGACCAATCCGAACATCAAGACGATCCGTCCGCTGAAGGACGGCGTGATCGCCGACTTCAACGCCACGGAGCTGATGCTGCGGGGCATGATCAAGAAAGTCAAGACCTCGGGCAGCCTCTTCGCCCCGTCGCTGCGGATGGTGATCTGCATTCCCTCGGGTTCGACCAACGTCGAAATCCGCGCCGTGCGCGACTCGGCCGAGCACGCCGGGGGCCGCGAGGTCTACATGATCTACGAACCGATGGCCGCGGCGCTCGGAGCCGGACTCGACGTCGAGGCGCCCGAAGGCAACATGGTCATCGACATCGGCGGCGGCACGTCGGAGATCGCCTGCATCTCGCTGGGCGGCATCGTCTGCTCGGAGTCGATCAACACGGCGGGCGACGTCTTCACCAACGACATCCAGAGCTATGTCCGCCAGCAGCACAACATCCGCATCGGCGAACGCACGGCCGAGGCGATCAAATGTTCGATCGGCGCCGCCGTTTCGGATCTGGAGCAGGAACCCGAGGACTTCGTGGTGACGGGCCCCAACATGCTGACGGCCCTGCCGCAGACCGTGTCGCTGTCGTACAGCGAGATCGCCTATGCGCTGGAGAAATCGCTCACGAAGATCGACGCCGCGCTGATGAAGGTGCTGGAGTCCATGCCGCCCGAGCTGTATGCCGACATCGTGAAGAACGGCATCTATCTGGCCGGCGGCGGTGCGCTGATCAAGGGTCTCGACCGGCGTCTGAACGAGAAGACCGGCATTCCGTTCCACATCGCCGAGGACCCGCTGCGGGCCATTGCGCGCGGGACGGGCATTGCATTGAAGAATATCAATCGGTTCTCGTTCTTAATGAAATAG
- a CDS encoding glucose-6-phosphate isomerase produces METLKLDIAKAGVALTADIEAKAQAANALLHSGKGAGNDFLGWVKLPSSISEAEIKAIEEQAAKLRAKADVVICIGIGGSYLGAKAVLEAMADPFKLLHKEQKFPTVLFAGQNISEDYTAELLDAVKEHSIAAIVISKSGTTTEPAIAFRLIKAEIEKRYGKKEAAERIVAITDKARGALKTLATQEGYPTFVIPDDVGGRFSVLTPVGLLPLAAAGVDIAALVHGAQEMEKATAEGVPFKENPAAIYAAVRNLLYEGGKKIEILGSYEPKLQYVNEWWKQLYGESEGKQGKGIFPASVTLTADLHSMGQYIQDGERTLFETIISVAKPAAKVVIEADKENLDGLNFLAGKRISEVNRMAELGVQLAHIDGGVPNIRIEIPEISARTIGGLLYFFEKACGISGYILGVNPFDQPGVEAYKKNMFALLDKPGYEEASKAIKARL; encoded by the coding sequence ATGGAAACACTGAAATTAGACATTGCCAAAGCGGGTGTCGCCCTCACGGCCGACATCGAGGCCAAGGCACAGGCCGCCAACGCCCTGCTGCACTCGGGCAAAGGCGCCGGAAACGACTTTCTGGGTTGGGTGAAGCTCCCCTCGTCGATCTCGGAGGCCGAGATCAAGGCCATCGAAGAGCAGGCCGCGAAGCTGCGCGCCAAGGCCGACGTGGTGATCTGCATCGGCATCGGCGGCTCGTACCTCGGCGCCAAGGCCGTACTCGAAGCCATGGCCGATCCGTTCAAACTCCTGCACAAGGAGCAGAAATTCCCTACGGTTCTCTTCGCCGGACAGAACATCTCGGAGGATTACACCGCTGAACTGCTCGACGCCGTGAAGGAGCACTCGATCGCCGCCATCGTGATTTCCAAGTCGGGCACGACGACCGAACCGGCCATCGCCTTCCGCCTGATCAAAGCCGAGATCGAGAAGCGCTACGGCAAGAAGGAGGCGGCAGAGCGCATCGTGGCCATCACCGACAAGGCGCGCGGGGCACTCAAGACCCTCGCCACGCAGGAGGGCTATCCGACGTTCGTCATTCCCGACGACGTGGGCGGACGTTTCTCGGTGCTGACCCCCGTGGGGCTGCTGCCGCTGGCTGCCGCCGGAGTGGACATCGCGGCGCTCGTACACGGCGCGCAGGAGATGGAGAAGGCCACGGCCGAAGGCGTGCCTTTCAAGGAGAATCCCGCAGCCATCTACGCCGCCGTGCGCAACCTGCTTTACGAGGGAGGCAAGAAGATCGAGATTCTGGGTTCATACGAGCCTAAATTGCAGTATGTCAACGAGTGGTGGAAGCAGCTCTACGGCGAGAGCGAGGGCAAACAGGGCAAGGGCATCTTCCCGGCGAGCGTCACGCTGACGGCCGATCTGCACTCGATGGGCCAGTACATTCAGGACGGCGAGCGCACGCTCTTCGAGACGATCATCTCGGTAGCCAAACCCGCAGCCAAGGTCGTTATCGAAGCCGACAAGGAAAATCTCGACGGACTGAACTTCCTTGCCGGAAAGCGCATTTCGGAGGTCAACCGCATGGCCGAACTGGGCGTGCAACTGGCTCACATCGACGGCGGGGTTCCGAACATCCGCATCGAAATTCCCGAAATCTCGGCCCGGACGATCGGCGGCCTGCTCTACTTCTTCGAGAAGGCGTGCGGCATCAGCGGCTATATTCTGGGCGTGAATCCCTTCGACCAGCCCGGTGTCGAGGCGTACAAGAAGAACATGTTCGCCCTGCTGGACAAGCCCGGCTACGAGGAGGCTTCGAAAGCCATCAAGGCCCGGCTGTAA
- a CDS encoding rod shape-determining protein MreD, whose translation MHRTLPYLGLFAAAVLLQVFLFDNLSISIYLNPLVYIVFIALLPLDTLPVAVLGAGLALGVTMDCVMGAAGINTIATLLIAFLRPTLIGMLYGSENAREGGIPSSARFGERLFVGYLVALTLIHHAVFFSLEALSWTHVLHTLLRIVVSSAVSVGFIWIIARIFTAKLPVRV comes from the coding sequence ATGCATCGCACACTCCCATATCTCGGACTTTTCGCGGCGGCGGTCCTGCTGCAGGTTTTCCTGTTCGACAACCTGTCGATCAGCATCTACCTCAATCCGCTCGTCTACATCGTCTTCATCGCCCTGCTGCCGCTCGACACGCTGCCGGTGGCGGTGCTCGGCGCCGGTCTGGCGCTGGGCGTCACGATGGACTGCGTGATGGGCGCCGCCGGGATCAATACCATCGCCACGCTGCTGATCGCCTTCCTGCGGCCGACGCTTATCGGAATGCTCTACGGCAGCGAGAACGCCCGGGAAGGAGGCATTCCCTCCTCGGCACGTTTCGGTGAACGCCTTTTCGTCGGCTACCTCGTGGCGCTGACGCTCATCCACCACGCCGTCTTCTTTTCGCTCGAAGCCCTCTCGTGGACTCATGTGCTGCATACGCTGCTGCGCATCGTCGTCAGCTCGGCGGTGTCGGTGGGTTTCATCTGGATCATCGCCCGTATCTTTACGGCCAAACTCCCCGTGCGCGTATGA
- a CDS encoding NAD(P)H-dependent glycerol-3-phosphate dehydrogenase, with product MEYKIGTGARCAVIGYGSWATAIVGLLTANGQRVGWYVRNPEVLESLRTEGRNPRYLSDMEFDRDCIAPSDDLDAVVCDADIVILATPSAYLKNFLAPLTVPLRDKFIVSAIKGIVPGDYQTVVEYIHDHYELSYRQIGLVTGPSHAEEVSRGKLSYLTIVCTDPENAQRIGEKFAGGNIRLSYSTDLYGIEYGAILKNIYALAVGLAVGLGYGDNFLAVLIANSAGEMTRFLEESYPDRRDTQVSAYLGDLLVTCYSVYSRNRRLGLLIGHGCTVKSALNEMTMVAEGYFAADCIRHINARHKVDMPIAGMVYRVLYEGASARRCMQELTTKLI from the coding sequence ATGGAATACAAAATCGGAACCGGCGCCCGCTGCGCGGTCATCGGCTACGGCAGTTGGGCGACGGCCATCGTCGGCCTGCTCACGGCGAACGGACAGCGCGTCGGATGGTATGTCCGCAATCCCGAGGTGCTCGAATCGCTGCGCACCGAAGGCCGCAACCCCCGCTACCTGAGCGACATGGAGTTCGACCGCGACTGCATAGCCCCTTCGGACGACCTCGACGCCGTGGTGTGCGACGCCGACATCGTGATACTGGCCACTCCGTCGGCCTACCTCAAGAATTTCCTCGCCCCGCTGACCGTCCCGCTCCGCGACAAATTCATCGTCTCGGCCATCAAGGGCATCGTCCCGGGCGACTACCAGACCGTCGTGGAGTACATCCACGACCATTACGAATTGTCGTACAGGCAGATCGGGCTCGTCACCGGCCCCTCGCACGCCGAGGAGGTCTCGCGCGGGAAACTCTCCTACCTGACCATCGTCTGCACCGATCCCGAAAACGCGCAGCGCATCGGCGAGAAGTTCGCCGGCGGGAACATCCGCCTCAGCTACTCCACGGACCTCTACGGCATCGAGTACGGCGCCATCCTGAAGAACATCTACGCCTTGGCCGTCGGGCTGGCCGTCGGACTGGGCTACGGCGATAATTTTCTGGCGGTGCTGATCGCCAACTCGGCGGGCGAGATGACCCGCTTCCTCGAAGAGAGCTATCCCGACAGGCGCGACACGCAGGTTTCGGCCTATCTGGGCGATCTGCTGGTGACCTGCTACTCGGTCTACAGCCGCAACCGGCGGCTGGGTCTGCTGATCGGCCACGGCTGCACGGTGAAAAGCGCCCTGAACGAGATGACGATGGTCGCCGAAGGCTATTTCGCCGCCGACTGCATCCGCCACATCAACGCCCGCCACAAGGTCGACATGCCCATCGCCGGGATGGTTTACCGCGTGCTCTACGAGGGCGCCTCGGCCCGCCGATGCATGCAGGAACTGACTACCAAATTAATCTGA
- a CDS encoding peptidoglycan D,D-transpeptidase FtsI family protein, with protein sequence MSRSEGFARMRTLQVVVLLVFALIVGRLAYIQLIDSRYDDLARANVLRHVVQYPPRGEVFDRNGEYLVQSRECYDLMVISSEIDKRGFDTARLCEVLSLPRVKLDRELANARMRPRAPRLVMSYISKEDKLRFDECNFRGFYAVYRTVRQYPREVGGNLLGYVSEVNGDYLKRHPDYKIGDYVGMGGVESAYEPELRGRKGVKIQEIDTHGAIKGSYMNGRYDSLPDPGRYLVSTIDARLQLLGEELMRGKVGAAVAIEPSTGEILMMVSSPTYDPDRLVGRERGNNYMEMLRNKRQPLFNRAVRAAYPPGSTFKLVQGLIGLQEGVLRPSDLHSCHMGYQAGRLKMACHAHASPLDLRFAVATSCNAYFCYVFRDILDNPKYGSVKEGYDVWKSYVESFGFGRKLGSDFLDERNGYVPDRAFYDRQYRGSWNSLTVLSLSIGQDALGCTPLQLANLAAIVANRGYYYIPHIVKKIEGRDSLDARFYERHYTKVDPKHFEPIVEGMWRGVNVGGTSTLARLDGWDVCGKTGTAENPRGRDHSTFLSFAPKDNPKIAISVYVENGGFGASAALPIASLLEEYYLTDTIRRPAMLEYVKNMNIYYPAYDK encoded by the coding sequence ATGAGTCGTTCAGAGGGTTTTGCCCGGATGCGGACCCTGCAGGTCGTCGTGCTGCTGGTCTTTGCGCTGATCGTCGGGCGGCTGGCCTACATCCAGTTGATCGACTCGCGTTATGACGACCTTGCGCGGGCCAACGTGCTGCGGCATGTGGTCCAGTACCCGCCGCGGGGCGAGGTCTTCGACCGCAACGGCGAATATCTGGTCCAGAGCCGCGAATGTTACGATTTGATGGTCATTTCGAGCGAGATCGACAAGCGGGGCTTCGACACGGCCCGGCTGTGCGAGGTGCTGAGCCTCCCGCGGGTGAAGCTCGATCGGGAACTGGCCAATGCGCGGATGCGTCCGCGGGCGCCGCGCCTCGTGATGAGCTACATTTCCAAGGAGGACAAACTGCGTTTCGACGAGTGCAACTTCCGGGGCTTCTATGCCGTCTACCGGACCGTGCGCCAATACCCCCGCGAGGTGGGCGGCAACCTGCTGGGCTATGTCAGCGAGGTGAACGGCGACTACCTGAAACGCCATCCGGACTACAAGATCGGCGACTATGTGGGCATGGGCGGCGTCGAGTCGGCCTACGAGCCGGAGCTCCGGGGCCGCAAAGGTGTCAAGATTCAGGAGATCGACACCCACGGGGCCATCAAGGGCTCCTACATGAACGGCCGTTACGACTCGCTGCCCGACCCGGGCCGCTACCTCGTGAGCACCATCGACGCCCGCTTGCAACTGCTGGGCGAGGAGCTGATGCGCGGCAAGGTGGGGGCTGCGGTGGCTATCGAGCCTTCGACGGGCGAAATCCTGATGATGGTCTCCTCGCCGACCTACGATCCCGACCGGCTGGTGGGCCGCGAACGCGGCAACAACTATATGGAGATGCTCCGCAACAAACGCCAGCCGCTGTTCAACCGGGCGGTGCGGGCAGCTTATCCGCCGGGTTCGACCTTCAAGCTGGTGCAGGGGTTGATCGGCTTGCAGGAGGGGGTGCTGCGGCCTTCCGACCTCCACTCCTGCCACATGGGTTATCAGGCCGGACGCCTGAAGATGGCCTGCCATGCCCACGCTTCGCCGCTGGACCTGCGCTTTGCGGTGGCCACCTCGTGCAACGCCTATTTTTGTTATGTCTTCCGCGACATCCTCGACAACCCCAAATACGGGAGCGTGAAGGAGGGCTACGACGTCTGGAAATCCTATGTCGAGAGCTTCGGCTTCGGCCGCAAGCTGGGTTCGGACTTCCTCGACGAGCGCAACGGCTATGTCCCCGACCGGGCTTTCTACGACCGTCAGTACCGGGGTTCGTGGAACTCGCTCACGGTGCTGTCGCTCTCGATCGGGCAGGATGCGCTGGGCTGCACGCCGTTGCAGTTGGCCAACCTCGCGGCCATCGTCGCCAACCGCGGTTACTACTACATTCCGCACATCGTGAAAAAGATCGAAGGGCGCGATTCGCTCGACGCCCGGTTCTACGAGCGGCATTATACGAAAGTCGATCCGAAGCACTTCGAGCCGATCGTCGAGGGCATGTGGCGGGGCGTGAATGTCGGGGGCACCTCGACGTTGGCGCGGCTCGACGGATGGGACGTCTGCGGCAAGACCGGCACGGCCGAGAATCCGCGCGGCCGCGACCACTCGACCTTCCTGTCGTTCGCCCCGAAGGACAACCCGAAGATCGCCATCTCGGTCTACGTCGAGAACGGCGGTTTCGGCGCTTCGGCGGCGCTTCCGATCGCCAGCCTGCTGGAGGAGTATTACCTGACGGACACGATCCGCCGTCCGGCCATGCTGGAATATGTCAAGAACATGAACATCTATTACCCTGCTTATGACAAGTAA
- the rodA gene encoding rod shape-determining protein RodA has translation MTSNRHSGIFYGVDGWTVLLYVLIVLAGWLSITSASYDEGSADLFSFSHFYMKQLLWIGVAWVTALVVLLLDERFYHMFAYPAYLGGLALLLAALLFGREVNGAKAWFEFGSFRVQPVEFAKIATALALARVMSEYSFSINRAGDLFRVGMVICIPLLIIILQNDTGSGIVLGSFLFVLYREGLNKWLCIPVLLIAALFIVSFLLSPMTLLVSLILVCTLSEAMMNGLWRSRIVFLAVLALASILLCLVMSLIAPGVLDIYHSLLIVTILSLGFVAAYAYRSNLRNIYITLGLFIGSMVFLPTTDYIFNSILKQHQRDRILSFLGIISDPLGTDYNVNQAKIAIGSGNFWGKGFLEGTQIKYGFVPERHTDFIFCTVGEEWGFLGAIVVLSLLCILILRLMRMGERQQEPFGRIYCYCVAAILLFHVLVNVGMTIGLMPVMGIPLPFMSYGGSSLIAFTILLFIAVRLDASTRQFSLTKF, from the coding sequence ATGACAAGTAACCGGCATAGCGGCATCTTCTACGGAGTGGACGGCTGGACAGTCCTGCTGTATGTGCTGATCGTGCTGGCAGGGTGGCTGTCGATCACCTCGGCTTCGTACGACGAGGGTTCGGCCGACCTTTTCTCCTTCTCGCATTTCTACATGAAGCAGTTGCTGTGGATCGGCGTGGCATGGGTCACGGCGCTCGTCGTGCTGCTGCTCGACGAGCGGTTCTACCATATGTTCGCCTATCCGGCCTATCTGGGAGGTCTCGCGCTGCTGCTGGCCGCGCTGCTGTTCGGCCGCGAGGTCAACGGTGCCAAGGCGTGGTTTGAGTTCGGCTCGTTCCGCGTGCAGCCCGTGGAGTTCGCCAAGATCGCCACGGCTCTGGCGCTGGCCCGCGTGATGAGCGAATATTCGTTCTCGATCAACCGCGCCGGGGATCTTTTTAGAGTAGGCATGGTGATCTGCATTCCGCTGCTGATCATCATCCTGCAAAACGATACCGGGTCGGGCATCGTGCTGGGGTCGTTCCTCTTCGTGCTCTACCGCGAGGGACTGAACAAATGGCTCTGCATTCCGGTCCTGCTGATCGCCGCGCTGTTCATCGTCTCGTTCCTGCTCTCGCCGATGACGCTCCTCGTCTCGCTGATCCTGGTCTGCACCCTCTCGGAGGCGATGATGAACGGGTTGTGGCGCTCGCGGATCGTCTTTCTGGCCGTGCTGGCGCTGGCGAGCATCCTGCTGTGCCTCGTGATGTCGCTCATCGCTCCGGGGGTGCTGGACATTTACCACTCGCTGCTGATCGTGACGATCCTCTCGCTGGGATTCGTGGCGGCCTACGCCTACCGGTCGAACCTGCGTAACATCTACATTACGCTGGGACTGTTCATCGGTTCGATGGTCTTCCTGCCCACCACCGACTACATTTTCAATTCGATCCTCAAACAGCACCAGCGGGACCGCATCCTGAGTTTTCTGGGCATCATCAGCGACCCCTTGGGCACCGATTACAACGTCAATCAGGCCAAGATCGCCATCGGCTCGGGCAACTTCTGGGGCAAGGGCTTTCTGGAGGGTACCCAGATCAAATACGGGTTCGTGCCCGAACGGCATACCGACTTCATCTTCTGCACCGTGGGCGAAGAGTGGGGTTTTCTGGGAGCTATTGTGGTGCTGTCGCTGCTGTGCATCCTCATCCTGCGCCTGATGCGCATGGGCGAGCGGCAGCAGGAGCCTTTCGGGCGCATCTACTGCTACTGCGTGGCGGCGATCCTGCTGTTCCATGTGCTGGTCAACGTGGGCATGACCATCGGCCTGATGCCCGTCATGGGCATTCCGCTGCCCTTCATGAGCTACGGAGGTTCGTCGCTCATCGCCTTCACCATCCTGTTGTTCATCGCCGTGCGGCTCGATGCCTCGACGCGGCAGTTCTCCCTGACCAAATTTTGA
- a CDS encoding YebC/PmpR family DNA-binding transcriptional regulator translates to MGRAFEYRKARKMKRWGHMARVFTKLGKEIEIAVKAGGPDPSANTRLRILIQNAKAENMPKENVERAIKRATEKDAADYKEVIYEGYGPNGIAFLVETATDNTNRTVANVRMYFNKCGGTLGNSGSVGFMFDHKCVFKFKAASEVDPEELELEMIDLGVDEFYPEEDGITVYAPYESFGAIQKWLDDKGFEIVSGESVRIPTDVKELDAEGRESVEKLVEKLEEDDDVVNVYHTMKEADEE, encoded by the coding sequence ATGGGAAGAGCCTTTGAGTATCGCAAAGCGCGAAAAATGAAGCGTTGGGGCCATATGGCCCGAGTCTTCACCAAGTTGGGGAAAGAGATCGAGATCGCCGTCAAAGCCGGAGGTCCCGATCCGTCGGCCAACACCCGCCTGCGCATTCTGATCCAGAACGCCAAGGCCGAGAACATGCCCAAGGAGAACGTCGAGCGTGCCATCAAGCGTGCCACCGAGAAGGACGCCGCCGACTACAAGGAGGTGATTTACGAGGGATATGGTCCCAACGGCATTGCATTCTTGGTCGAGACCGCCACGGACAATACCAACCGCACGGTAGCCAACGTGCGCATGTACTTCAACAAGTGCGGCGGCACGCTGGGCAACAGCGGCTCGGTGGGCTTCATGTTCGACCACAAGTGCGTCTTCAAGTTCAAAGCCGCCTCGGAGGTTGATCCCGAGGAGCTGGAGTTGGAGATGATCGACCTTGGTGTCGACGAGTTCTACCCCGAGGAGGACGGCATCACGGTCTACGCTCCCTATGAGTCTTTCGGCGCCATCCAGAAGTGGCTCGACGACAAGGGTTTCGAAATCGTCTCCGGAGAGTCGGTGCGCATCCCGACCGACGTGAAGGAGCTCGATGCCGAAGGCCGCGAATCGGTCGAGAAGCTGGTCGAGAAGCTCGAGGAGGACGACGATGTGGTGAACGTATATCACACCATGAAGGAGGCCGACGAAGAGTAG
- the mreC gene encoding rod shape-determining protein MreC → MRKLFEFIRSVYVVVLFVVLEAVAVSYYARSTYYTQARLLSRSNQVVGGVHGLFAGIGHYFTLGRENRMLLTRVTQLEERLAQYEEAATAERLDSYMQDIGESKYRFATASVVANTVNRAQNLITVNRGHRDGVVEEMAVLSPDGAMAGYIVACTERYSVAMSVLNTSFRASGKLADSEYYGSIYWDGLDQNVVILGELSKYADPQPGQEVVTTGFSQFFPADVLIGWVESASLNETRTAYTVRVRLAAEMSRLGEVVLVGNRDLFEIRDLQQSEQVEQHTRL, encoded by the coding sequence TTGCGCAAACTGTTCGAGTTCATCCGCAGCGTTTACGTCGTGGTGCTGTTCGTGGTGCTGGAGGCCGTGGCCGTCAGCTACTACGCCCGTTCCACCTACTACACTCAGGCGCGGCTGCTCTCACGTTCCAACCAAGTGGTCGGCGGCGTGCACGGGCTCTTTGCGGGTATCGGTCACTACTTCACGCTGGGGCGCGAGAACCGGATGCTGCTCACGCGTGTCACGCAGCTCGAGGAGCGGCTGGCCCAGTACGAGGAGGCCGCCACCGCCGAACGGCTGGACAGCTACATGCAGGATATCGGCGAGTCGAAATACCGTTTCGCCACCGCCTCGGTCGTGGCCAACACGGTCAACCGGGCGCAGAACCTCATCACGGTCAACCGCGGGCACCGCGACGGCGTTGTGGAGGAGATGGCCGTGCTGTCGCCCGACGGTGCGATGGCGGGCTATATCGTCGCCTGCACGGAGCGCTACTCGGTGGCGATGTCGGTGCTCAACACCTCGTTCCGCGCCAGCGGCAAGCTCGCGGACTCCGAATATTACGGCTCGATCTACTGGGACGGCCTCGATCAGAACGTCGTGATCCTCGGCGAACTTTCGAAATACGCCGATCCGCAGCCCGGGCAGGAGGTCGTGACGACGGGATTTTCCCAGTTTTTCCCCGCCGACGTGCTGATCGGCTGGGTCGAGAGCGCTTCGCTCAACGAGACCCGCACGGCCTATACGGTCCGGGTGCGGCTCGCGGCCGAGATGTCGCGGCTGGGCGAGGTGGTGCTGGTCGGCAACCGCGACCTCTTCGAAATCCGCGACCTCCAGCAGAGCGAACAAGTCGAACAACATACCCGACTCTGA
- a CDS encoding rubrerythrin family protein: MKLRLVLILLLFAASAGILVWLYCAATRTPRVPQASPWSETLADLDACCRRKHVKSVQYDNFAAIAAGESRRDAERLFRAMAFSERLQEHDCAEVIVHLGGNYTPPARIILFGGTTDDNLERSIACELRSLGKRQGAEIDRAMRKGNRYAARILARAAASDRRNAALMEYCRRIGRHHPDNCRFFVCPECGNLYAAEYRDYYCPFCLTGSERFVRFE, from the coding sequence ATGAAACTGCGTTTGGTCCTGATACTCCTGCTGTTCGCGGCATCGGCCGGCATCCTCGTCTGGCTGTACTGCGCGGCCACGCGCACACCCCGCGTGCCGCAGGCATCGCCGTGGAGCGAGACGCTCGCGGACCTCGACGCCTGCTGCCGCCGCAAGCACGTCAAGTCGGTGCAGTACGACAACTTCGCCGCAATCGCCGCCGGGGAATCCCGCCGGGATGCCGAACGGCTGTTCCGGGCCATGGCCTTCTCCGAGCGGTTGCAGGAGCACGACTGCGCGGAGGTCATCGTACATCTGGGCGGCAACTACACGCCCCCGGCCCGGATCATCCTCTTCGGAGGCACAACCGACGACAATCTGGAACGGAGCATCGCCTGCGAACTCCGGAGCCTCGGCAAACGGCAGGGCGCGGAGATCGACCGCGCGATGCGAAAAGGCAACCGCTATGCGGCGCGGATACTGGCCCGGGCCGCCGCCTCGGACCGGCGGAATGCCGCTCTGATGGAGTATTGCCGGCGCATCGGAAGGCATCATCCGGACAACTGCCGGTTCTTCGTATGCCCGGAGTGCGGCAACCTCTATGCGGCGGAATACCGCGACTATTACTGTCCGTTCTGCCTGACCGGCAGCGAACGATTCGTAAGGTTCGAATAG